From Heteronotia binoei isolate CCM8104 ecotype False Entrance Well chromosome 3, APGP_CSIRO_Hbin_v1, whole genome shotgun sequence, a single genomic window includes:
- the POU3F3 gene encoding POU domain, class 3, transcription factor 3 has protein sequence MATAASNPYLPGNSILSAGSIVHSDSGMQPGSVAVTSVSGGGGYRGDPSSVKMVQSDFMQGAMAASNGGHMLSHAHQWVTALPHAAAAAAAAAAAAAEAGSPWSSSPVGMSGSPQQQQQQQQQQQQQPDVKGGGGRDELHGGAALHHRPPPPHLGPPHQGHWGAAATAHLPAMAAQQQQQPLLYSQPGGFTVNGMLSPPPGSQSLVHPGLVRGDTPELGDHPGHHHHHHHHPHAHPHHGGGGGGAGGLNSHGGGGGDPHSDEDTPTSDDLEQFAKQFKQRRIKLGFTQADVGLALGTLYGNVFSQTTICRFEALQLSFKNMCKLKPLLNKWLEEADSSTGSPTSIDKIAAQGRKRKKRTSIEVSVKGALESHFLKCPKPSAQEITNLADSLQLEKEVVRVWFCNRRQKEKRMTPPGIQQQTPDDVYSQVGNVNSDTPPPHHGLQASVQ, from the coding sequence ATGGCCACGGCGGCGTCGAACCCGTACCTGCCGGGCAACAGCATCCTGTCGGCCGGCTCCATCGTGCACTCGGACTCGGGCATGCAGCCGGGCAGCGTGGCCGTCACCTCGGTgtcgggcggcggcggctacCGGGGCGACCCTTCGTCGGTGAAGATGGTCCAGAGCGACTTTATGCAGGGCGCCATGGCGGCCAGCAACGGCGGCCATATGCTGAGCCATGCCCACCAGTGGGTGACAGCCCTGCCccacgccgccgccgccgccgccgctgccgccgccgccgccgccgaggCCGGCTCGCCGTGGTCCAGCAGCCCGGTGGGCATGAGCggcagcccccagcagcagcagcagcagcaacagcagcagcagcagcagcccgacGTGAAGGGCGGCGGCGGGCGGGACGAGCTGCACGGCGGCGCGGCGCTGCACCACCGGCCGCCGCCGCCCCACCTGGGCCCGCCGCACCAGGGCCACTGGGGGGCCGCGGCGACCGCCCACCTGCCCGCCATGgcggcccagcagcagcagcagccgctccTCTACTCGCAGCCCGGCGGCTTCACCGTCAACGGCATGCTGAGCCCGCCGCCCGGCAGCCAGAGCCTGGTGCACCCGGGCCTCGTGCGCGGCGACACGCCGGAGCTGGGCGACCACCCgggccaccatcaccaccaccaccaccacccgcacGCCCACCCCCAccacggcggcggcggcggcggcgcgggggGGCTCAACAGCcacggcggcggcgggggggacCCGCACTCGGACGAGGACACGCCGACCTCCGACGACCTGGAGCAGTTCGCCAAGCAGTTCAAGCAGCGGCGCATCAAGCTGGGCTTCACGCAGGCCGACGTGGGCTTGGCGCTGGGCACCCTCTACGGCAACGTCTTCTCGCAGACCACCATCTGCCGCTTCGAGGCCCTGCAGCTGAGCTTCAAGAACATGTGCAAGCTCAAGCCCCTCTTGAACAAGTGGCTGGAGGAAGCCGACTCCTCCACGGGCAGCCCCACCAGCATCGACAAGATCGCCGCCCAGGGCCGCAAGCGGAAGAAGCGGACCTCCATCGAGGTGAGTGTCAAGGGGGCCTTGGAGAGCCACTTCCTCAAATGCCCCAAGCCCTCCGCCCAGGAGATTACGAACCTCGCGGACAGCCTGCAGCTGGAGAAGGAGGTGGTCAGGGTTTGGTTTTGCAATCGCAGGCAGAAAGAGAAGCGGATGACCCCCCCGGGGATCCAGCAGCAGACGCCCGACGACGTCTACTCCCAGGTCGGCAACGTGAACTCCGACACGCCGCCCCCGCACCACGGGCTCCAGGCGAGCGTGCAGTGA